A genomic window from Flavobacterium johnsoniae includes:
- a CDS encoding BamA/OMP85 family outer membrane protein, which translates to MRLLLVIKKENVDLEKPVNKLNNFLVLQKKIQIVLTLLLLGSFSQIKAQERVPFDQGKKYILAKVSVVGKISFNEQTVVTFSGLQKGQEITVPGEEISSAIKKLGKLGLFDEISFYVNKVENDSIYLDLDIVELPKLNEVKIVGVKKSKIEGLIKDNNLTKNKIVNENLITTTKNYIENKYKKEGFYNTKVTITNTPDTINGHQVNMLVRIDKGDKVKISSIDFTGNKQLTGTQLRAAMKDTKQKNFIRVFKASKFIPEKYKTDLEKVIAAYKEKGYRDARIIYDSVKYNKQKNTLAIKINVEEGNKYYFGNIKFLGNTVYSDQLLSRYLGIKKGETYNGVLLEKRIADKSKPDAEDITNLYQNNGYLFSNINAVEVKTVNDTIDFEIRVTEGPIAYFNKITVVGNDKTNDHVIYRELRTKPGEKYSKEQLVRTIREIGQLGFFDPEAIDPKFKNVDAGAGTVDIEYNVVEKGSSQVELQGGYGGGGFIGTLGLSFNNFSARKMFDKEAYKPLPMGDGQKVALRLQGSTYFQTYSLSFSEPWFGGKKPVQFSSSISYSKQFLNNFVTRTVDKTRSFNILTLQVGLAKRLTVPDDYFVLSQSVSYQHYDLNNYNTGLFTFGNGASRNLAYTIGLSRSNKGVNPIFPTYGSEFSISAKVTPPYSLFNGIDYADLQNQKEYKTKYTGTTTTTGIDGQAINPGDYTKTETVNGQSGTVSVGSDFSSADTDIAKVDQKKYNWLEYYKVKFKADWYTKVYGKLVLRTLTEFGFLGAYNQDRGVIPFERFYLGGDGMAQYSMDGRETIQLRGYPNNSLTPVNAAGDPIGATVYNKFSMELRYPITLKASASIYALTFLEAGSSYPNFKDYNPFDLNRSAGAGLRVFMPAFGLLGIDFGYGFDALPGQTKPNGWETHFIIGQQF; encoded by the coding sequence ATGAGGCTATTATTAGTTATCAAAAAAGAGAACGTAGATTTGGAAAAACCAGTGAACAAATTAAATAATTTTTTAGTGTTGCAAAAAAAAATACAAATAGTCCTTACCCTTTTACTTTTGGGTAGTTTTTCACAAATTAAAGCACAAGAAAGAGTTCCTTTTGATCAAGGGAAAAAATATATTCTAGCCAAAGTTTCTGTTGTTGGTAAAATAAGCTTTAACGAGCAGACGGTTGTAACTTTTTCTGGTCTGCAAAAAGGTCAGGAAATTACAGTTCCTGGAGAAGAGATCAGTAGTGCAATTAAGAAATTAGGCAAACTAGGACTTTTTGACGAAATCTCTTTTTACGTTAATAAGGTAGAAAATGACAGTATCTATTTAGACTTAGATATAGTTGAGCTTCCAAAATTAAACGAAGTTAAAATCGTTGGTGTTAAAAAGAGCAAAATAGAAGGCTTAATTAAAGACAACAACCTGACAAAGAACAAGATTGTTAACGAAAATTTAATTACTACGACAAAAAATTACATTGAAAATAAATATAAAAAAGAAGGTTTTTATAACACAAAAGTTACCATAACTAATACTCCAGATACCATCAATGGGCACCAAGTTAATATGCTTGTGAGAATTGATAAAGGAGATAAAGTTAAAATTAGCAGTATTGATTTTACTGGAAATAAACAGCTAACTGGCACTCAGTTACGCGCGGCCATGAAAGACACTAAGCAAAAGAATTTCATTCGTGTTTTTAAAGCTTCGAAATTTATACCAGAAAAATACAAAACCGATTTAGAAAAGGTAATTGCAGCGTACAAGGAAAAAGGATATCGTGATGCTCGTATTATTTACGATTCTGTTAAATACAACAAGCAAAAAAACACTCTTGCTATCAAAATTAATGTAGAAGAAGGAAACAAATACTACTTCGGAAATATTAAGTTCTTAGGAAACACCGTTTATTCAGATCAACTTTTGAGCCGTTATTTAGGTATTAAAAAGGGAGAAACTTACAACGGAGTTTTATTAGAAAAAAGAATTGCAGACAAGTCAAAACCAGACGCAGAAGACATTACCAACTTATATCAAAACAACGGTTATTTGTTCTCAAACATTAACGCTGTGGAGGTAAAAACGGTTAATGATACTATCGATTTTGAAATTAGAGTAACAGAGGGGCCAATTGCATATTTCAACAAAATTACTGTTGTTGGAAATGACAAAACAAATGACCATGTAATCTATCGTGAATTAAGAACAAAACCAGGAGAAAAATACAGCAAAGAACAATTAGTAAGAACCATTCGTGAGATTGGACAATTAGGTTTCTTTGATCCAGAGGCAATTGATCCTAAGTTTAAAAATGTTGATGCTGGGGCAGGAACGGTTGATATTGAATATAACGTAGTAGAAAAAGGATCTAGTCAAGTAGAGCTCCAAGGAGGTTACGGCGGTGGAGGTTTCATTGGAACATTAGGACTTTCATTTAACAACTTCTCCGCAAGAAAGATGTTTGATAAAGAAGCCTACAAACCTTTACCAATGGGAGACGGGCAAAAAGTAGCACTTCGTTTACAAGGTAGTACCTATTTCCAAACGTATAGTTTATCATTTTCAGAGCCTTGGTTTGGAGGAAAAAAACCAGTCCAATTTAGTTCATCAATTTCGTACAGTAAGCAATTTCTAAACAATTTCGTCACTAGAACTGTTGATAAAACCAGAAGTTTTAACATTCTTACATTACAAGTTGGTTTAGCAAAAAGATTAACTGTTCCAGATGATTATTTTGTACTTTCACAATCTGTAAGTTATCAGCATTATGATTTGAACAATTATAATACAGGTCTATTTACTTTTGGTAATGGTGCATCTAGAAACTTAGCATACACTATTGGGCTTTCAAGAAGTAATAAAGGTGTAAATCCAATTTTCCCTACTTACGGATCTGAATTCAGTATTTCTGCTAAAGTTACTCCGCCTTACTCATTGTTTAACGGAATTGATTATGCTGATTTGCAGAACCAAAAAGAATATAAAACAAAATATACAGGAACAACAACTACAACTGGTATTGACGGACAGGCAATAAATCCAGGTGATTACACCAAGACTGAAACAGTAAATGGTCAATCGGGAACTGTAAGTGTTGGATCAGATTTTTCAAGTGCAGATACAGATATTGCAAAAGTCGATCAGAAGAAATACAATTGGTTAGAATATTATAAAGTTAAATTTAAAGCAGATTGGTATACTAAAGTATACGGTAAGTTAGTATTAAGAACCCTTACAGAATTTGGTTTCTTAGGAGCTTATAATCAGGATAGGGGTGTAATTCCTTTTGAACGTTTTTATTTAGGAGGTGATGGTATGGCACAGTACTCAATGGATGGTAGAGAGACTATTCAGTTGAGAGGTTATCCAAACAACTCTTTGACTCCTGTGAACGCAGCTGGAGATCCAATTGGAGCAACTGTTTACAACAAGTTCTCTATGGAGCTTCGTTATCCAATTACTTTAAAAGCATCGGCTTCTATTTATGCATTAACATTCTTAGAAGCAGGTTCATCTTATCCTAATTTTAAAGATTACAACCCGTTTGACTTAAATCGTTCTGCTGGTGCTGGTTTACGTGTATTCATGCCTGCATTTGGATTATTAGGAATTGACTTTGGTTACGGATTTGACGCTCTTCCAGGACAAACAAAACCTAATGGTTGGGAAACACACTTTATTATTGGACAACAATTTTAA
- a CDS encoding NAD kinase, producing the protein MKIAIYGQYYQNSTEPIIKDIFKFFNSNNVEMVIEENFLKMLYEKQLVKKEYKTFPSNSALDNSFEMLISIGGDGTILRAAAFVRNSGVPLLGINAGRLGFLAKVQKENIDILLQYVIDQNYTTSERTLLGLTADPKNDAFEELNFAMNEVTVSRKDTTSMITVETYLNNEYLNSYWADGLIISTPTGSTGYSLSCGGPILTPDVKSLVITPIAPHNLTARPLVIPDDTEITLRVTGREDQYLVSLDSRISSVKNESILKIKKTDYKIKMVEIPGETFLKTLRNKLLWGEDKRN; encoded by the coding sequence ATGAAAATAGCCATTTACGGACAATATTATCAAAATAGTACAGAACCTATTATAAAAGACATTTTCAAGTTTTTCAATTCCAATAATGTAGAAATGGTAATTGAAGAAAACTTTCTGAAAATGCTTTATGAAAAGCAGCTGGTAAAAAAAGAATACAAAACATTTCCTTCCAATTCTGCTTTAGACAATAGTTTCGAAATGCTTATTAGTATTGGTGGCGACGGTACTATTTTGAGAGCCGCAGCTTTTGTTCGTAATTCGGGCGTTCCTTTGTTAGGTATTAATGCAGGAAGACTGGGTTTTCTTGCCAAAGTTCAAAAGGAAAATATCGACATTTTACTTCAATATGTTATTGATCAAAATTACACTACTTCGGAACGCACCTTGTTAGGATTAACCGCTGATCCTAAAAATGATGCTTTTGAAGAACTTAATTTTGCAATGAATGAAGTTACCGTAAGTAGAAAAGATACAACTTCGATGATTACTGTGGAGACTTATTTAAACAATGAATATTTAAATTCTTATTGGGCAGATGGACTAATTATCTCAACGCCAACTGGTTCTACAGGATATTCTTTAAGTTGCGGCGGACCTATTCTGACTCCAGATGTAAAAAGCCTTGTAATTACGCCTATTGCCCCGCATAATTTAACTGCCAGACCACTTGTTATTCCAGATGACACCGAAATTACTTTGCGTGTAACAGGAAGAGAAGATCAATATTTAGTTTCTTTAGACTCTAGAATTTCTTCGGTAAAAAACGAATCTATTTTAAAAATAAAAAAGACCGATTACAAAATTAAAATGGTCGAAATACCAGGCGAAACTTTCCTAAAAACTTTAAGAAATAAATTGCTCTGGGGAGAGGATAAAAGAAATTAA
- a CDS encoding pyridoxine 5'-phosphate synthase produces the protein MTKLSVNINKIATLRNARGGNVPDLLKVAADIQRFGGQGITIHPRPDERHIRYQDARDLKSVVTTEYNIEGNPQHNFIDLVLECKPDQVTLVPDAIGAITSSAGWDTIKNQEYLTEVIQEFQRNGIRTSIFVDPVLEMIEGAKKTGTDRIELYTEAFAQQYDLGNKKGIEPYTKAAELANELGLGINAGHDLSLDNIQFFKQNIPGLLEVSIGHALISEALYLGLDNVVNMYLNKLK, from the coding sequence ATGACAAAGTTAAGTGTAAATATCAATAAAATTGCAACCCTTAGAAATGCTAGAGGAGGAAATGTTCCTGATTTATTAAAAGTAGCTGCAGATATTCAGCGTTTTGGTGGGCAAGGAATTACGATTCACCCGCGTCCAGACGAGCGCCATATTCGTTATCAGGATGCGCGAGATTTAAAATCGGTTGTTACAACAGAATATAATATTGAAGGAAATCCGCAGCATAATTTTATTGATTTGGTTTTAGAATGCAAGCCAGATCAAGTAACCTTGGTTCCAGATGCAATTGGTGCAATCACTTCTTCTGCTGGTTGGGATACGATTAAAAATCAAGAATATTTAACAGAAGTTATTCAGGAATTTCAAAGAAACGGAATCAGAACTTCAATTTTTGTTGATCCTGTTTTAGAAATGATCGAAGGTGCAAAAAAAACGGGAACAGACAGAATTGAGTTATATACTGAAGCTTTTGCGCAACAATATGATTTAGGAAACAAAAAAGGAATTGAACCTTATACAAAAGCTGCCGAATTGGCAAATGAATTAGGTTTAGGAATAAACGCTGGACACGATTTAAGTTTGGATAATATTCAGTTTTTTAAACAAAATATTCCAGGATTATTAGAAGTTTCGATTGGACACGCTCTAATTTCAGAGGCGCTTTATCTTGGTTTAGATAACGTTGTAAATATGTATTTGAATAAATTGAAGTAA
- a CDS encoding isoprenyl transferase, whose translation MNLLESIDHTNLPKHLAIIMDGNGRWAKQQGFLRAFGHENGTKSVKEIIKTSAKLGIEYLTLYAFSTENWNRPKLEVQALMKILINSLKKELTTLQENNIRLNAIGNLEKLPKTAQKELLDVIEKTKNNTRLTLTLALSYGSREELVNAVKIISDKVKNNIISIDTIDDSIINEHLYTQNLPDVDLLIRTSGEHRISNFLLWQIAYAELYFTNVLWPDFKDQDLYEAIISYQKRERRFGKTSEQIK comes from the coding sequence ATGAATTTACTAGAATCAATAGATCACACGAACTTACCTAAACACCTAGCCATTATTATGGACGGTAACGGACGATGGGCAAAACAGCAAGGCTTTTTGCGTGCGTTTGGCCATGAAAATGGAACAAAATCTGTAAAAGAAATAATCAAAACCTCTGCAAAGCTCGGAATTGAATATTTAACGCTATATGCTTTTTCTACAGAAAACTGGAATCGCCCTAAATTAGAAGTTCAGGCATTGATGAAAATATTGATTAATTCATTAAAAAAAGAACTAACTACCCTTCAAGAAAACAATATAAGACTTAATGCAATTGGAAATCTTGAAAAATTGCCAAAAACAGCTCAAAAAGAACTTTTGGATGTAATTGAAAAAACCAAAAATAATACGAGATTAACACTAACACTGGCTTTAAGTTACGGATCACGAGAAGAATTAGTAAATGCCGTGAAAATCATCAGCGATAAAGTTAAAAATAATATAATTTCAATAGACACTATTGACGATTCAATTATAAATGAGCATCTTTACACGCAAAATTTACCAGACGTAGATTTATTAATACGAACAAGTGGAGAACATAGAATAAGTAATTTTTTGCTGTGGCAGATAGCTTACGCAGAATTATATTTTACTAATGTCTTGTGGCCAGACTTTAAAGACCAAGATTTATATGAGGCTATTATTAGTTATCAAAAAAGAGAACGTAGATTTGGAAAAACCAGTGAACAAATTAAATAA
- a CDS encoding DUF6089 family protein: MKKIFNLLLCFFPFITLNAQINEIGVFLGGSNVVGDVGKTTYIAPEKLAFGVLYKWNRSPRHSWRFSYTQSNVSGNDFKSDETGRNQRGYRFDNDIKELSAGLEFNFFDFNLHDYHPKITPYIFSGLSFFLYDNLYRFDTAPDVIYSQKNTHSFAIPIILGIKSNITPRLILAAEAGVRYTFTDNIDGSNPKTSNTNILKFGNLNNNDWYVFSGLTLTYTFGKKPCYCAE, translated from the coding sequence ATGAAGAAAATTTTTAATTTATTGTTATGTTTTTTCCCCTTTATTACACTTAACGCTCAGATTAACGAGATAGGTGTTTTTCTTGGCGGAAGCAACGTTGTTGGTGACGTAGGTAAAACAACTTACATTGCCCCAGAAAAACTAGCTTTTGGTGTTCTTTACAAATGGAATAGAAGTCCGAGACACTCATGGCGCTTCTCTTACACACAGTCAAATGTTAGCGGAAATGATTTTAAATCGGATGAAACTGGAAGAAACCAAAGAGGATACCGTTTTGATAATGACATTAAAGAGCTTTCTGCTGGTTTAGAATTTAATTTCTTTGATTTCAACTTGCACGATTATCATCCAAAAATAACACCTTATATATTCTCTGGATTAAGTTTCTTTCTCTACGATAATTTATATCGATTCGACACAGCTCCGGATGTAATATATTCTCAAAAGAATACGCATTCTTTTGCTATACCTATTATATTAGGTATAAAATCGAATATAACGCCACGTCTTATTTTAGCAGCCGAAGCTGGAGTACGTTATACTTTTACAGATAACATAGACGGAAGCAATCCGAAGACGAGTAATACGAATATTTTAAAATTTGGAAATCTAAACAACAATGACTGGTACGTTTTTTCGGGTCTTACCTTAACGTATACCTTTGGAAAAAAACCTTGCTATTGCGCAGAATAA
- a CDS encoding TonB-dependent receptor: protein MSKSAIIFFLLCFSNIFAQSDVRITGIITSSDNQKLARASVSLEINKKHFYTVADSSGSFSEVIPSGNLVIRITHSDFLPKTLYCNVIKDTLISIFLEKDVSELKEVIVPNGKKSAIKTLSAGKLSLNLKELNAVPTVLGTTDVIKLLQLMPGVQNSGDANGYLYVRGGDPGHNAILYNEAPIYGMSHLLGIFPFYNTDHIKDVEFDKSSSNPKYGGRLSSTTLLNTNKKVPSEFSIQGNAGVLASQLTLAVPLNDKAGFYLSGRKTYIDEVMGPMLKSGSNNDVQNMKYGFSDANFTFLFQISKNNLLSLNGFVSGDELKIKDGNLALKTDLKWSNFTVSPSLNTVFSPKVSMSNSFYFSQYSNKLNMEQATIQFGVSSFVKDFGFTNSIKFSIGNIPFESGLQYVYHDLQPQKVNVENLTTADNYSQRTISANEAAIFVSANPKLFEKITADLGLRINYYNAKSDSYLHFQPRMVLNYYANENYSFYVSYNRQYQYLSLITTSSVGIPTDFWIASSDGIKPQSSNEFSIGSNQNITRQFSSSFGGFYRSMKNLLEYPYGITQFNEITTLKNDLYVGEGKAYGFELMLKKNSGKFSGWLSYTLSWSDRNFDELNGGKTYFAKYDRRHNLSVVGMYDLNAKWNFGITQIFGSGNRFTMPTSWYFINNNPVKEYSGYNNAQMPNYIRTDLSANYYFVKTSKKESALNFSIYNTFNISNPIYVVLDVEVNENKDKVVVKQEEKVLYRILPSVSWRFKF, encoded by the coding sequence GTGTCGAAATCTGCCATTATCTTTTTTTTATTGTGTTTTTCTAATATTTTTGCTCAGTCAGATGTAAGGATAACAGGAATTATAACATCTTCCGATAATCAAAAGCTCGCTAGAGCAAGTGTCTCTTTAGAGATTAATAAAAAACATTTTTATACAGTTGCTGATAGTTCAGGAAGTTTTTCTGAAGTCATACCTTCAGGAAATTTAGTAATTAGAATTACTCATTCTGATTTTTTACCAAAAACACTTTACTGCAATGTTATAAAAGACACCTTAATTTCGATTTTTTTAGAAAAAGATGTTTCGGAATTAAAAGAGGTAATTGTTCCAAATGGTAAAAAAAGCGCTATAAAAACTTTATCCGCAGGAAAGCTTTCTCTTAATTTGAAAGAATTAAATGCTGTGCCAACAGTTTTAGGAACTACAGATGTTATAAAATTACTGCAATTAATGCCTGGGGTTCAGAACTCAGGAGATGCAAATGGATATTTGTACGTTCGTGGAGGAGATCCAGGTCATAATGCAATTCTTTATAATGAAGCGCCTATTTATGGGATGTCTCATTTGTTAGGAATCTTCCCTTTTTACAATACAGATCATATTAAAGATGTAGAATTTGATAAATCGAGTTCCAATCCAAAATATGGTGGTCGTTTAAGTTCTACGACACTTTTGAATACCAATAAAAAAGTACCATCCGAATTTTCAATTCAAGGAAATGCTGGTGTTTTGGCTTCGCAATTGACTTTGGCAGTTCCTTTAAATGATAAGGCAGGATTCTATCTTTCTGGAAGAAAAACATATATCGACGAGGTTATGGGACCAATGTTAAAATCGGGTTCAAACAATGATGTTCAAAATATGAAATATGGTTTTTCTGATGCTAATTTTACTTTTCTATTTCAGATTTCTAAAAATAATTTACTTTCATTAAACGGCTTTGTGAGCGGAGACGAATTAAAAATAAAAGATGGAAATCTTGCACTGAAAACCGATTTAAAATGGAGTAATTTTACCGTTTCACCATCTTTAAATACTGTTTTTTCTCCTAAAGTAAGTATGTCTAATTCTTTTTACTTTAGTCAATATTCGAATAAACTGAATATGGAACAGGCAACAATTCAATTTGGAGTTTCTTCGTTTGTGAAAGATTTTGGTTTTACAAATTCTATAAAATTTTCAATAGGAAACATTCCGTTTGAGTCTGGATTGCAATATGTTTATCATGATTTGCAACCTCAAAAAGTAAACGTAGAAAATCTGACAACGGCTGATAATTATTCGCAGAGAACAATTTCTGCAAATGAAGCTGCAATTTTTGTGAGTGCTAACCCTAAATTATTTGAAAAGATTACTGCAGATTTAGGACTTAGGATTAATTATTATAATGCAAAATCAGATTCTTATTTGCATTTTCAGCCTCGCATGGTTTTGAACTATTATGCAAATGAAAATTATTCGTTTTATGTTTCTTATAACAGACAATATCAATATTTAAGTTTAATTACGACTTCAAGCGTTGGTATTCCTACTGATTTCTGGATTGCAAGTTCTGATGGGATAAAGCCGCAATCTTCGAATGAATTTTCTATAGGTTCAAATCAAAATATTACTAGACAATTTTCTTCATCTTTTGGTGGCTTTTACCGTTCAATGAAAAATCTTCTTGAATATCCTTATGGAATAACTCAATTCAATGAAATTACCACTCTTAAAAATGATTTGTATGTTGGAGAAGGAAAAGCTTATGGATTTGAATTAATGTTGAAAAAAAACAGCGGAAAATTTAGCGGTTGGCTTAGTTATACTTTAAGCTGGTCTGATCGCAATTTTGACGAATTGAATGGCGGGAAAACTTATTTTGCAAAATATGACAGAAGACATAATCTTTCTGTAGTTGGAATGTATGATTTAAATGCCAAATGGAATTTTGGAATAACGCAGATATTTGGTTCCGGAAATAGATTTACAATGCCGACTTCTTGGTATTTTATAAATAATAATCCAGTCAAAGAATATTCAGGATATAATAATGCGCAAATGCCAAACTATATTAGAACAGATCTTTCTGCAAATTACTATTTCGTGAAAACTTCCAAGAAAGAAAGCGCTTTGAATTTTTCAATCTATAATACATTTAATATCTCAAATCCTATTTACGTAGTTTTAGATGTGGAAGTAAACGAAAACAAGGATAAAGTTGTTGTA
- a CDS encoding CBS domain-containing protein yields MTEITNYITNDFRAIDSQETIASIQDFFIDVNFSHFPILEDGIFIGSISSDDVETFDVDKKAIDYKYTLERFFARKSMIWLDVLEVFSKNHTNTIPVLDENNLYVGYYEMEDIMKFFQETPFLKEPGAIIIVQKGLLDYSMSEVNQIVESNNGRVLGCFVSEADTENVQITVKIGLGAINEIIQTYRRYGYEIISEHQEDTYINSLKERSDYLDKYLNI; encoded by the coding sequence ATGACAGAAATTACGAACTATATCACAAACGATTTCAGAGCGATTGATAGTCAAGAAACGATAGCATCGATTCAAGACTTTTTTATTGATGTAAATTTTTCTCATTTTCCGATTTTAGAAGATGGGATTTTTATCGGAAGCATTTCTTCTGATGATGTTGAAACATTTGATGTCGACAAAAAAGCGATTGACTACAAATATACTTTAGAACGTTTTTTTGCCAGAAAATCTATGATTTGGCTAGACGTTTTGGAGGTTTTCTCAAAAAACCACACCAATACAATTCCTGTTCTTGACGAAAACAACCTTTATGTTGGTTACTATGAAATGGAAGACATTATGAAGTTTTTTCAGGAAACTCCATTTTTAAAAGAACCCGGAGCTATTATTATTGTACAAAAAGGTCTTTTAGATTATTCTATGAGCGAAGTAAATCAGATTGTAGAAAGTAATAATGGAAGGGTTTTAGGGTGTTTCGTGTCTGAGGCAGATACAGAAAATGTTCAAATTACTGTAAAAATTGGTCTAGGAGCAATAAATGAAATTATTCAGACCTATAGAAGATATGGATATGAAATTATTTCAGAACATCAAGAAGACACCTATATTAATAGTTTAAAAGAACGTTCAGATTATTTAGACAAATACCTTAATATATAA